The Methyloceanibacter sp. wino2 nucleotide sequence CTCAGCGTTCACAGTCTATCCTTGGCCCCTATTCGAAGATGTTATCTCGATTGTCTGATGGGCTGCTTCTTGAGAAGGCCGTGATGGACGGACGGATCGGCGAGTTTTTTGCGCAGCTGGAGAAGAGGCGGGTCCTCATCGTCGGCCCCGACAACATCGAGGCACTCCGGCAAATCCCGGCACTTAGAAGCGCCGATTTCATCCCCATACATGCTGAGCAGGCGCGCTCCAAGAGGGACGAGACCGAAGACGAGATCGCAGCTTGGCTCGACAGCGACACGGCCTTCGGTGCGGTCGTCCTTATGCAAGCAGGCGCCTTGGCGCCGTACTTCATCTTGCGTCTGCGGTCCCGTTATCCCGAGACACGGTGGGTGGATGGCGGATTGGCGTTTTCAATCGCTACGCCAAGAGATCTATTTTCGCGGCCGTGGGGCCAAGTGTACCGGCGTCAAATCGCACGGTGCCACAATCGACTAATACCGGGCGCTGAGGTACCCGAGACGGCGCGCCTCGACTACGTCGAACGTATCTTTGCCGAAGTCTCCGCCGACTACGCAAAGCTCGAGCCCGTGGAGAAGGACGGCAAGGTTTCGTTCGTTGAACGAAAGTCGCTGGACTTCTCGCGTCAGGCGGAGTTCCTCGAAAGCTCTCGCCGCTACAATCGCTGGGCGAACCGGGGACCGCTCTGGCACACGCTCGGGCGTGCTTACGAAACGCATTTTAGAAACCTATCGGGGAAACGTGTCGTCCCTTGCGCCAACGGAGGCATGGCTCTTACAGCGCTTGCCAACCTTCACGCACGGAAAGCGGGCAACCCGCTGCGATGGTGTGTAAGCGCCTTTGGGTTCGCAAATACGGGCCGTGGTGCACTTTTGGACGCCATCAAGATTGACTGCGACGGGCGGGGAGTTCTTTCGCTCCAAGCATTGCAATCGCTTGATCCGGGAACCTTCGACGGTGTGATCCTCACGAATCCCTTTGGCATGCTGGAGGACTTCAGCCCCTTCACGAGCTGGCAAAAGGAGACAGGCAAGGCCCTACTTGTCGACAATGCCGCG carries:
- a CDS encoding DegT/DnrJ/EryC1/StrS family aminotransferase yields the protein MRDLASFDDFLSAFVSQPSFSYTTIKDGSWELLGDADARRPERVARDNWSEADRIAGRTALLEPGFVPQLIQLLEAAAIEDDPAFHIGLELSAWPYDEQILSAPFSPQRSQSILGPYSKMLSRLSDGLLLEKAVMDGRIGEFFAQLEKRRVLIVGPDNIEALRQIPALRSADFIPIHAEQARSKRDETEDEIAAWLDSDTAFGAVVLMQAGALAPYFILRLRSRYPETRWVDGGLAFSIATPRDLFSRPWGQVYRRQIARCHNRLIPGAEVPETARLDYVERIFAEVSADYAKLEPVEKDGKVSFVERKSLDFSRQAEFLESSRRYNRWANRGPLWHTLGRAYETHFRNLSGKRVVPCANGGMALTALANLHARKAGNPLRWCVSAFGFANTGRGALLDAIKIDCDGRGVLSLQALQSLDPGTFDGVILTNPFGMLEDFSPFTSWQKETGKALLVDNAAGINPNIPDIAYQSFSLHHTKPYGFGEGGLAVVPEDEAEDLLQLLEYSPMQQGAEPFWVNNGKLSENACAAHLVRLESHPEWAPLYHMQSTRIGFIAEDVGLEPLLSSHLPVMSRPFLAPHPVPIEALANDRFVLGKYYKPLTQLPQVGSIFDRLINIPSHPDMRNVDRMEIEAVLGSVLSRSKV